A single Pan troglodytes isolate AG18354 chromosome 19, NHGRI_mPanTro3-v2.0_pri, whole genome shotgun sequence DNA region contains:
- the CBX2 gene encoding chromobox protein homolog 2 isoform X3 → MEELSSVGEQVFAAECILSKRLRKGKLEYLVKWRGWSSKHNSWEPEENILDPRLLLAFQKKEHEKEVQNRKRGKRPRGRPRKLTAMSSCSRRSKLKEPEAPSKSKSSSSSSSSTSSSSSSDEEDDSDLDAKRGPRGRETHPVPQKKAQILVAKPELKDPIRKKRGRKPLPPEQKATRRPVSLAKVLKTARKDLGAPASKLPPPLSAPVAGLAALKAHAKEACGSPSAMATPENLASLMKGMASSPGRGGISWQSSIVHYMNRMTQSQAQAASRLALKAQATNKCGLGLDLKVRTQKGELGMSPPGSKIPKAPSGGAVEQKVGNTGGPPHTHGASRVPAGCPGPQPAPTQELSLQVLDLQSVKNGMPGVGLLARHATATKGVPATNPAPGKGTGSGLIGASGATMPTDTSKSEKLASRAVAPPTPASKRDCVKGSATPSGQESRTAPGEARKAATLPEMSAGEESSSSDSDPDSASPPSTGQNPSVSVQTSQDWKPTRSLIEHVFVTDVTANLITVTVKESPTSVGFFNLRHY, encoded by the exons ATGGAGGAGCTGAGCAGCGTGGGCGAGCAGGTCTTCGCCGCCGAGTGCATCCTGAGCAAGCGGCTCCGCAAG GGCAAGCTGGAGTACCTGGTCAAGTGGCGCGGCTGGTCCTCCAA ACATAACAGCTGGGAGCCGGAGGAGAACATCCTGGACCCGAGGCTGCTCCTGGCCTTCCAGAAGAA GGAACATGAGAAGGAGGTGCAGAACCGGAAGAGAGGCAAGAGGCCGAGAGGCCGGCCAAGGAAGCTCACTGCCATGTCCTCCTGCAGCCGGCGCTCCAAGCTCAAG GAACCCGAAGCTCCCTCCAAATCCAAGTCCAGcagttcctcctcttcctccacgTCATCCTCTTCTTCCTCGGATGAAGAGGATGACAGTGACTTAGATGCTAAGAGGGGTCCCCGGGGCCGCGAGACCCACCCAGTGCCGCAGAAGAAGGCCCAGATCCTGGTGGCCAAACCCGAGCTGAAGGATCCCATCCGGAAGAAGCGGGGACGAAAGCCCCTGCCCCCAGAGCAAAAGGCAACCCGAAGACCCGTGAGCCTGGCCAAGGTGCTGAAGACCGCCCGGAAGGATCTGGGGGCCCCGGCCAGCAAGCTGCCCCCTCCACTCAGCGCCCCCGTTGCAGGCCTGGCAGCTCTGAAGGCCCACGCCAAGGAGGCCTGTGGCAGCCCCAGTGCCATGGCCACCCCAGAGAACCTGGCCAGCCTAATGAAGGGCATGGCCAGTAGCCCCGGCCGGGGTGGCATCAGCTGGCAGAGCTCCATCGTGCACTACATGAACCGGATGACCCAGAGCCAGGCCCAGGCCGCCAGCAGGTTGGCGCTGAAGGCCCAGGCCACCAACAAGTGCGGCCTCGGGCTGGACCTGAAGGTGAGGACGCAGAAAGGGGAGCTGGGAATGAGCCCTCCAGGAAGCAAAATCCCGAAGGCCCCCAGCGGTGGGGCTGTGGAGCAGAAAGTGGGGAACACAGGGGGCCCCCCGCACACCCATGGTGCCAGCAGGGTGCCTGCTGGGTGCCCAGGCCCCCAGCCAGCACCCACCCAGGAGCTGAGCCTCCAGGTCTTGGACTTGCAGAGTGTCAAGAATGGCATGCCCGGGGTGGGTCTCCTTGCCCGCCACGCCACCGCCACCAAGGGTGTCCCGGCCACCAACCCAGCCCCTGGGAAGGGCACTGGGAGTGGCCTCATTGGGGCCAGCGGGGCCACCATGCCCACCGACACAAGCAAAAGTGAGAAGCTGGCCTCCAGAGCAGTGGCGCCGCCCACCCCTGCCAGCAAGAGGGACTGTGTCAAGGGCAGTGCTACCCCCAGTGGGCAGGAGAGCCGCACAGCCCCCGGAGAAGCCCGCAAGGCGGCCACACTGCCAGAGATGAGCGCAGGTGAGGAGAGCAGCAGCTCGGACTCCGACCCCGACTCCGCCTCGCCGCCCAGCACTGGACAGAACCCATCAGTGTCCGTTCAGACCAGCCAGGACTGGAAGCCCACCCGCAGCCTCATCGAGCACGTCTTTGTCACCGACGTCACTGCCAACCTCATCACCGTCACAGTGAAGGAGTCTCCCACCAGCGTGGGCTTCTTCAACCTGAGGCATTACTGA
- the CBX2 gene encoding chromobox protein homolog 2 isoform X1, whose protein sequence is MEGRGFGIPGRGSLHSCSRGPVSASSRTPLFLRYPSRHNSWEPEENILDPRLLLAFQKKEHEKEVQNRKRGKRPRGRPRKLTAMSSCSRRSKLKEPEAPSKSKSSSSSSSSTSSSSSSDEEDDSDLDAKRGPRGRETHPVPQKKAQILVAKPELKDPIRKKRGRKPLPPEQKATRRPVSLAKVLKTARKDLGAPASKLPPPLSAPVAGLAALKAHAKEACGSPSAMATPENLASLMKGMASSPGRGGISWQSSIVHYMNRMTQSQAQAASRLALKAQATNKCGLGLDLKVRTQKGELGMSPPGSKIPKAPSGGAVEQKVGNTGGPPHTHGASRVPAGCPGPQPAPTQELSLQVLDLQSVKNGMPGVGLLARHATATKGVPATNPAPGKGTGSGLIGASGATMPTDTSKSEKLASRAVAPPTPASKRDCVKGSATPSGQESRTAPGEARKAATLPEMSAGEESSSSDSDPDSASPPSTGQNPSVSVQTSQDWKPTRSLIEHVFVTDVTANLITVTVKESPTSVGFFNLRHY, encoded by the exons atggaaGGGAGGGGATTTGGCATCCCCGGAAGGGGCTCTCTGCACAGCTGCTCCCGCGGCCCCGTTTCTGCGTCTTCCCGGACCCCGCTCTTTCTTCGCTACCCCTCGAG ACATAACAGCTGGGAGCCGGAGGAGAACATCCTGGACCCGAGGCTGCTCCTGGCCTTCCAGAAGAA GGAACATGAGAAGGAGGTGCAGAACCGGAAGAGAGGCAAGAGGCCGAGAGGCCGGCCAAGGAAGCTCACTGCCATGTCCTCCTGCAGCCGGCGCTCCAAGCTCAAG GAACCCGAAGCTCCCTCCAAATCCAAGTCCAGcagttcctcctcttcctccacgTCATCCTCTTCTTCCTCGGATGAAGAGGATGACAGTGACTTAGATGCTAAGAGGGGTCCCCGGGGCCGCGAGACCCACCCAGTGCCGCAGAAGAAGGCCCAGATCCTGGTGGCCAAACCCGAGCTGAAGGATCCCATCCGGAAGAAGCGGGGACGAAAGCCCCTGCCCCCAGAGCAAAAGGCAACCCGAAGACCCGTGAGCCTGGCCAAGGTGCTGAAGACCGCCCGGAAGGATCTGGGGGCCCCGGCCAGCAAGCTGCCCCCTCCACTCAGCGCCCCCGTTGCAGGCCTGGCAGCTCTGAAGGCCCACGCCAAGGAGGCCTGTGGCAGCCCCAGTGCCATGGCCACCCCAGAGAACCTGGCCAGCCTAATGAAGGGCATGGCCAGTAGCCCCGGCCGGGGTGGCATCAGCTGGCAGAGCTCCATCGTGCACTACATGAACCGGATGACCCAGAGCCAGGCCCAGGCCGCCAGCAGGTTGGCGCTGAAGGCCCAGGCCACCAACAAGTGCGGCCTCGGGCTGGACCTGAAGGTGAGGACGCAGAAAGGGGAGCTGGGAATGAGCCCTCCAGGAAGCAAAATCCCGAAGGCCCCCAGCGGTGGGGCTGTGGAGCAGAAAGTGGGGAACACAGGGGGCCCCCCGCACACCCATGGTGCCAGCAGGGTGCCTGCTGGGTGCCCAGGCCCCCAGCCAGCACCCACCCAGGAGCTGAGCCTCCAGGTCTTGGACTTGCAGAGTGTCAAGAATGGCATGCCCGGGGTGGGTCTCCTTGCCCGCCACGCCACCGCCACCAAGGGTGTCCCGGCCACCAACCCAGCCCCTGGGAAGGGCACTGGGAGTGGCCTCATTGGGGCCAGCGGGGCCACCATGCCCACCGACACAAGCAAAAGTGAGAAGCTGGCCTCCAGAGCAGTGGCGCCGCCCACCCCTGCCAGCAAGAGGGACTGTGTCAAGGGCAGTGCTACCCCCAGTGGGCAGGAGAGCCGCACAGCCCCCGGAGAAGCCCGCAAGGCGGCCACACTGCCAGAGATGAGCGCAGGTGAGGAGAGCAGCAGCTCGGACTCCGACCCCGACTCCGCCTCGCCGCCCAGCACTGGACAGAACCCATCAGTGTCCGTTCAGACCAGCCAGGACTGGAAGCCCACCCGCAGCCTCATCGAGCACGTCTTTGTCACCGACGTCACTGCCAACCTCATCACCGTCACAGTGAAGGAGTCTCCCACCAGCGTGGGCTTCTTCAACCTGAGGCATTACTGA
- the CBX2 gene encoding chromobox protein homolog 2 isoform X2, whose protein sequence is MSSCSRRSKLKEPEAPSKSKSSSSSSSSTSSSSSSDEEDDSDLDAKRGPRGRETHPVPQKKAQILVAKPELKDPIRKKRGRKPLPPEQKATRRPVSLAKVLKTARKDLGAPASKLPPPLSAPVAGLAALKAHAKEACGSPSAMATPENLASLMKGMASSPGRGGISWQSSIVHYMNRMTQSQAQAASRLALKAQATNKCGLGLDLKVRTQKGELGMSPPGSKIPKAPSGGAVEQKVGNTGGPPHTHGASRVPAGCPGPQPAPTQELSLQVLDLQSVKNGMPGVGLLARHATATKGVPATNPAPGKGTGSGLIGASGATMPTDTSKSEKLASRAVAPPTPASKRDCVKGSATPSGQESRTAPGEARKAATLPEMSAGEESSSSDSDPDSASPPSTGQNPSVSVQTSQDWKPTRSLIEHVFVTDVTANLITVTVKESPTSVGFFNLRHY, encoded by the exons ATGTCCTCCTGCAGCCGGCGCTCCAAGCTCAAG GAACCCGAAGCTCCCTCCAAATCCAAGTCCAGcagttcctcctcttcctccacgTCATCCTCTTCTTCCTCGGATGAAGAGGATGACAGTGACTTAGATGCTAAGAGGGGTCCCCGGGGCCGCGAGACCCACCCAGTGCCGCAGAAGAAGGCCCAGATCCTGGTGGCCAAACCCGAGCTGAAGGATCCCATCCGGAAGAAGCGGGGACGAAAGCCCCTGCCCCCAGAGCAAAAGGCAACCCGAAGACCCGTGAGCCTGGCCAAGGTGCTGAAGACCGCCCGGAAGGATCTGGGGGCCCCGGCCAGCAAGCTGCCCCCTCCACTCAGCGCCCCCGTTGCAGGCCTGGCAGCTCTGAAGGCCCACGCCAAGGAGGCCTGTGGCAGCCCCAGTGCCATGGCCACCCCAGAGAACCTGGCCAGCCTAATGAAGGGCATGGCCAGTAGCCCCGGCCGGGGTGGCATCAGCTGGCAGAGCTCCATCGTGCACTACATGAACCGGATGACCCAGAGCCAGGCCCAGGCCGCCAGCAGGTTGGCGCTGAAGGCCCAGGCCACCAACAAGTGCGGCCTCGGGCTGGACCTGAAGGTGAGGACGCAGAAAGGGGAGCTGGGAATGAGCCCTCCAGGAAGCAAAATCCCGAAGGCCCCCAGCGGTGGGGCTGTGGAGCAGAAAGTGGGGAACACAGGGGGCCCCCCGCACACCCATGGTGCCAGCAGGGTGCCTGCTGGGTGCCCAGGCCCCCAGCCAGCACCCACCCAGGAGCTGAGCCTCCAGGTCTTGGACTTGCAGAGTGTCAAGAATGGCATGCCCGGGGTGGGTCTCCTTGCCCGCCACGCCACCGCCACCAAGGGTGTCCCGGCCACCAACCCAGCCCCTGGGAAGGGCACTGGGAGTGGCCTCATTGGGGCCAGCGGGGCCACCATGCCCACCGACACAAGCAAAAGTGAGAAGCTGGCCTCCAGAGCAGTGGCGCCGCCCACCCCTGCCAGCAAGAGGGACTGTGTCAAGGGCAGTGCTACCCCCAGTGGGCAGGAGAGCCGCACAGCCCCCGGAGAAGCCCGCAAGGCGGCCACACTGCCAGAGATGAGCGCAGGTGAGGAGAGCAGCAGCTCGGACTCCGACCCCGACTCCGCCTCGCCGCCCAGCACTGGACAGAACCCATCAGTGTCCGTTCAGACCAGCCAGGACTGGAAGCCCACCCGCAGCCTCATCGAGCACGTCTTTGTCACCGACGTCACTGCCAACCTCATCACCGTCACAGTGAAGGAGTCTCCCACCAGCGTGGGCTTCTTCAACCTGAGGCATTACTGA